Proteins found in one Firmicutes bacterium HGW-Firmicutes-1 genomic segment:
- a CDS encoding 30S ribosomal protein S9, whose translation MAQVKYYGTGRRKSSVARVYLVPGKGKITINKREFDDYLALETLKVIVRQPLNLTATLDKFDVLVTVKGGGYTGQAGAIRHGISRALLEADIEFRPALKKAGYLTRDPRMKERKKYGLKAARRAPQFSKR comes from the coding sequence GTGGCACAAGTTAAATATTATGGAACTGGTCGTAGAAAAAGTAGTGTTGCAAGAGTTTATCTAGTACCTGGTAAAGGGAAAATTACTATAAATAAAAGAGAATTTGATGATTATTTAGCATTAGAAACCTTAAAGGTTATCGTTCGTCAACCACTTAATTTAACAGCAACGCTTGATAAATTTGATGTTCTTGTTACTGTAAAAGGTGGCGGTTATACTGGTCAAGCAGGAGCTATCAGACACGGAATTTCAAGAGCTCTTTTGGAAGCAGATATCGAATTTAGACCGGCGCTTAAAAAAGCAGGTTACTTAACAAGAGATCCTAGAATGAAAGAAAGAAAGAAATATGGTTTGAAGGCTGCAAGACGTGCACCTCAATTCTCAAAAAGATAA
- a CDS encoding DNA polymerase III subunit alpha encodes MPFTHLHVHTEYSLLDGSSKITELIEQVKKMGMDSIAITDHGVMYGVIDFYKEAKKQGIKPIIGCEVYVAHHSRWNKESKQESGYYHLVLLAENQVGYQNLMKLVSDGFTEGFYYKPRIDLELLANHSEGIIGLSACLAGQVSNAILKDDYEHAKEVALQYEAILGKGNFFLELQDHGYKEQKKVNIGLIKLSKEINIPLVATNDIHYTFAEDAKAHDILLCIQTNKKVDDQDRMRYPGGQFYAKSPEEMLEIFPEHLEALENTHKIAERCKVDFEFGNIKLPKYDVPKGYDAREYLRYLCNHGIKERYVDVSTELLERMEFELSVIEEMGYVDYFLIVWDFIKYAKDNDIIVGPGRGSAAGSIVSYVLRITDIDPIKYQLLFERFLNPERISLPDIDIDFCYERRQEIIDYVVAKYGEDKVAQIITFGTMSARAVIRDVGRALNLPYPIVDKVAKMIPQELKITIDKALKVNSELGTLYKEDEQIKYLIDMSRRLEGLPRHSSTHAAGVVICEKPVYEYVPLNASDGAITTQFTMTTLEELGLLKMDFLGLRTLTVIQNAVKQIKVSKNIDINMDTIPYDDSATFELISSGKTEGVFQLESAGMKSFMKDLKPENIEDIIAGVSLYRPGPMDFIPQYIAGKRNPGAIKYACEELIPILEPTYGCIVYQEQVMQIVRDLAGYTLGRSDLVRRAMSKKKEDVMNEERNNFIYGNDVDGVPGCAKKGISEAAATEIFNTMTDFAKYAFNKSHAAAYAIVAYQTAWLKTHYPIEFMAALLTSVMDNPSKVSEYIATLKSMEITLLPPDINEGYWYFSVSKDQMRFSLAAVKNVGKNAIKVIVDERERNGRFESFTQVCERLGTSNLNKRLLESLIKAGAFDSLGGNRKQYMQGYKPILDAITHGQKTVFDGQIDLFSFSEDVVKESFLDDLLPQVEEYHEEQLLTFEKEVLGIYVSGHPLQSYGETWERLISHKSFDFSYEDDQGISMHRLYEGQNVIIGGLISEKTIKTVRNNKTMAFLMVEDLYGVVEAIVFPNLYEQYKSILLEDEKIFIKGRVSIQEEQNAKIICSQISRFDDIIEKKLFIRFNDEEDYEEKRAALEFSMEQLFGEHRVVLYLQKENMKRELKNYRIRLTKESLAVFETIAGEENVKVKERVLKF; translated from the coding sequence ATTCCCTTTACCCATTTGCACGTACATACTGAATATAGCTTATTAGATGGCTCCAGTAAAATTACTGAGCTTATTGAACAAGTTAAAAAAATGGGTATGGATTCAATCGCCATAACAGATCATGGTGTTATGTATGGCGTTATAGATTTTTACAAGGAAGCAAAGAAGCAAGGTATTAAACCTATTATTGGATGTGAAGTATATGTGGCACATCATTCCAGGTGGAACAAGGAATCTAAACAAGAGTCTGGTTATTACCACCTTGTTTTATTAGCTGAGAATCAAGTTGGTTATCAAAATTTGATGAAGCTAGTTTCAGACGGATTTACAGAAGGATTTTACTATAAGCCTCGAATAGATCTTGAGTTACTTGCAAATCACAGCGAGGGGATCATTGGATTAAGTGCGTGCTTAGCTGGACAAGTATCCAATGCCATTTTAAAAGATGATTATGAACATGCAAAAGAAGTCGCATTGCAATATGAAGCTATATTAGGAAAAGGTAATTTTTTTCTGGAATTGCAAGACCATGGTTATAAAGAACAAAAGAAAGTTAACATTGGTCTTATTAAATTAAGCAAGGAAATAAACATACCTCTTGTTGCAACAAACGATATCCATTATACCTTTGCGGAGGATGCGAAAGCTCACGATATACTTCTATGCATACAAACAAATAAAAAAGTAGATGACCAAGATAGAATGAGATATCCTGGGGGACAATTTTATGCCAAATCTCCTGAGGAAATGCTGGAGATCTTTCCTGAACATTTGGAAGCTCTTGAAAATACACATAAGATTGCTGAAAGATGCAAAGTTGATTTTGAGTTTGGTAATATCAAACTCCCTAAATATGATGTGCCAAAGGGTTATGATGCTAGGGAGTATTTAAGATATTTGTGTAATCATGGAATAAAAGAAAGATATGTAGATGTTAGTACAGAGCTACTTGAGAGAATGGAATTTGAATTGTCTGTTATTGAAGAAATGGGGTACGTAGATTACTTTCTAATTGTTTGGGATTTTATAAAATATGCTAAGGACAACGATATAATTGTTGGACCAGGTAGAGGCTCGGCAGCAGGAAGTATTGTTTCCTATGTATTAAGGATTACGGATATTGACCCGATTAAATACCAATTATTGTTTGAACGATTCTTAAATCCTGAAAGAATCAGTCTACCTGATATTGATATAGATTTTTGTTATGAAAGACGCCAAGAAATTATTGATTATGTTGTTGCTAAGTATGGTGAAGATAAGGTGGCACAAATCATTACATTTGGAACTATGTCTGCAAGAGCTGTTATTCGTGATGTAGGTAGGGCGCTAAACCTTCCCTATCCAATAGTTGATAAAGTTGCAAAGATGATCCCTCAAGAGCTTAAAATCACTATAGATAAGGCACTGAAGGTAAATTCGGAGCTGGGTACATTATATAAAGAAGATGAACAAATCAAATATTTAATTGATATGTCAAGAAGGTTAGAGGGTTTGCCAAGACATAGCTCTACCCATGCGGCTGGTGTAGTTATTTGTGAAAAACCAGTATATGAATATGTTCCACTTAATGCGAGTGATGGAGCAATAACGACTCAATTTACCATGACAACATTAGAAGAGCTTGGGTTATTAAAGATGGACTTTTTAGGGCTTAGAACCTTAACAGTAATACAAAATGCAGTGAAGCAAATTAAGGTCAGCAAAAATATTGATATCAATATGGACACTATCCCATATGATGATTCAGCCACCTTTGAGCTAATTAGTTCTGGTAAAACAGAAGGTGTATTTCAATTAGAAAGCGCTGGAATGAAGAGCTTTATGAAGGATTTAAAACCTGAGAATATTGAGGATATTATTGCAGGGGTATCCCTATATCGCCCAGGACCAATGGATTTCATTCCGCAGTACATAGCTGGAAAAAGAAATCCTGGTGCCATTAAGTATGCTTGTGAAGAACTAATACCCATACTAGAACCTACTTATGGATGTATTGTCTACCAAGAACAGGTTATGCAGATCGTTCGAGACTTAGCGGGGTATACCTTAGGGCGAAGTGATTTGGTAAGACGTGCTATGTCAAAGAAAAAAGAAGACGTAATGAATGAAGAAAGAAACAACTTTATTTATGGCAATGATGTAGACGGAGTACCAGGTTGTGCAAAGAAAGGTATATCAGAGGCTGCAGCTACAGAAATATTTAATACAATGACAGATTTTGCAAAATATGCATTTAATAAATCTCATGCAGCAGCATATGCAATTGTAGCATATCAAACAGCATGGTTGAAAACACATTACCCTATTGAGTTTATGGCCGCATTGCTTACTTCAGTAATGGATAATCCATCTAAGGTATCAGAGTACATTGCAACCTTAAAGAGTATGGAGATTACTTTGCTGCCTCCGGATATTAATGAAGGATACTGGTATTTTTCAGTTTCAAAAGATCAAATGAGATTTTCTCTAGCAGCTGTTAAGAATGTTGGTAAAAATGCCATAAAGGTTATTGTTGATGAAAGAGAAAGAAATGGAAGATTTGAATCGTTTACCCAAGTTTGCGAAAGACTAGGAACAAGCAATCTAAATAAAAGGTTGCTTGAAAGCCTAATAAAAGCAGGAGCTTTTGATTCTTTAGGAGGAAATAGAAAACAGTATATGCAAGGCTATAAACCAATATTAGATGCTATAACACATGGACAAAAAACTGTATTTGATGGACAGATTGATTTGTTCTCATTTTCGGAGGACGTAGTTAAAGAATCATTTCTAGATGATTTGCTACCTCAGGTAGAGGAATATCATGAAGAGCAACTGTTGACTTTTGAAAAAGAAGTCTTAGGAATATACGTTAGCGGGCATCCGTTACAAAGCTATGGCGAAACTTGGGAGAGATTAATTTCGCATAAAAGTTTTGATTTTTCTTATGAAGATGACCAAGGGATATCAATGCATAGACTATATGAAGGACAAAATGTGATCATTGGTGGTCTTATTAGTGAAAAGACAATTAAAACCGTTAGAAATAATAAAACAATGGCTTTTTTAATGGTAGAGGACCTATATGGTGTTGTTGAAGCGATTGTATTTCCAAATCTATATGAACAATATAAAAGTATCCTATTAGAGGATGAAAAAATATTTATCAAAGGTAGAGTGAGCATTCAAGAAGAACAAAATGCTAAAATAATTTGCAGTCAGATCTCAAGGTTTGATGATATCATTGAAAAGAAGTTATTTATCCGTTTTAATGACGAGGAAGATTATGAAGAAAAAAGAGCAGCTTTAGAATTTAGTATGGAACAGCTGTTTGGGGAGCATAGGGTAGTGCTTTACTTGCAAAAAGAAAACATGAAAAGAGAATTGAAAAATTACAGAATACGGTTAACAAAAGAGTCTTTAGCGGTCTTTGAGACGATAGCTGGAGAAGAGAATGTAAAAGTTAAAGAAAGAGTGTTGAAATTTTAA
- the pfkA gene encoding 6-phosphofructokinase: MSKEISTIGVLTSGGDAPGMNAAIRAVVRTSLAKGKKVMGIRKGYNGLISGEIFEMDSKSVSDTIQRGGTILYTARCKEFLTPEGQQRGAEMCKVFGIDGLVVIGGDGSFRGAEKLSNLGINTIGVPGTIDLDIGCTDYTIGFDTAVNTAMQNIDRIRDTSTSHERCSIVEVMGRDAGYIALWCGIVNGAEEIIIPERPEINENEIIRRVLENRKKGKRHNLIIIAEGVGGSIELAEKIERVTGIESRATILGHLQRGGSPTALDRMHASMMGAYAVDLLCEGKSNRVVAFKNGKYVDFDIDEGLTMEKHFSDFRYDISKLLETR, encoded by the coding sequence ATGAGTAAAGAAATATCAACGATTGGTGTTCTTACAAGTGGTGGAGATGCACCAGGTATGAATGCTGCAATACGTGCAGTGGTTAGAACGTCTTTAGCAAAAGGCAAAAAGGTTATGGGTATTAGAAAAGGTTATAATGGGTTAATATCTGGAGAAATCTTTGAAATGGATTCAAAAAGTGTTTCAGATACAATTCAAAGAGGCGGTACAATTTTATATACAGCAAGGTGTAAAGAGTTCTTGACACCAGAGGGACAACAAAGAGGAGCTGAAATGTGTAAGGTATTTGGCATTGATGGTCTTGTTGTCATTGGTGGAGATGGTTCTTTTAGAGGTGCTGAAAAACTTTCAAATCTAGGAATTAATACGATTGGTGTTCCTGGTACCATTGATTTGGACATAGGATGTACAGATTATACAATTGGCTTCGACACTGCAGTGAATACTGCAATGCAAAACATCGATAGAATTAGAGATACATCAACTTCACACGAAAGATGCTCTATCGTCGAAGTTATGGGTAGAGATGCAGGCTATATTGCGTTATGGTGTGGTATCGTAAATGGAGCAGAGGAAATTATTATTCCAGAAAGACCAGAAATTAATGAAAATGAAATTATTAGACGAGTACTAGAAAATAGAAAAAAAGGTAAAAGACACAATTTAATTATTATTGCTGAAGGTGTTGGTGGTTCTATAGAGTTGGCTGAAAAAATTGAAAGAGTAACAGGTATCGAAAGTAGAGCTACAATATTAGGTCACTTACAACGTGGAGGTAGCCCAACAGCACTTGACAGAATGCATGCATCAATGATGGGAGCTTATGCTGTTGATTTGTTGTGTGAGGGAAAAAGCAATAGAGTAGTTGCCTTTAAAAATGGCAAATATGTAGATTTCGATATTGATGAAGGCTTAACTATGGAAAAACACTTTTCAGATTTTAGATATGATATAAGCAAATTATTAGAGACTAGATAG